The sequence gttcgatccctggccctgcagtcccacgtcaaaGTGTGTCCTTGAACACTGAACACCGAGTTGCCCCTGGATACTGGTATTGTgaatgtgagtgtttatctgatgagcaccatgaatgtgtgtgaatgtatcaTGTAAAAGCGTATCATGTAAAAGCACCTTCATTAAAAGTCATTAAAattagaaaagcgctatatgaatacagcacatttacacgTTGTACTgaaaacgtttttaaaattacttcaaaagcagataaaaatattcttttattgtatttgGGAAGTGTCACAAATTCTAAAAACGTTTGCTccttaaaaatacaattaacgTTATGGCACCGtcaataaaaaaatctgataagttagctagctagctacataatTTGGTTTAACATTGAGCACCTGATGGAATGCATTATTACTACCGGTAAGTTATAATTTTTTATTAGGCTTAGTGAATATGTCCACTGTGACAAAGGTCTAACAGGTTGATTTAAGTACtattaaaaactattaaagaGTCTTTTTTCAGTCAATATATGGGGGCACACACAAGCTTAGGCTCTTTTTTTAAGAACAACACAAGAGAAATGCATTAGTATGAAACATATTGCACATTCTAGGAGTTGTAGCTACAATGTATACAGCTAGCTACAGCTACAGATGTATTAGATTAGAATCTAATCTATGAACTATACCATTTAAAAATTCTAATGTGTTAAACTATGAagccttttgaaaaaaaattaaaattaaattaaaataaaaacaaaatattgctAATTTAAAGCCTATTGTAACATCTTCACATGTCTTGTTCTGTCCAGCCAAGTATAACACCCAAAAATATTCAATGTATTACCACAGAGGAGtaagaaaaccaaaacatattCACTTGAAACCAGTAATTATTTTCCATTTCTGCTCAAAATTGTGGATCATTTAATTTACTAATCATTTCACCTCTACCGGCCACACGTGtgcatttaaagtttaaagaaaGAGTGTGTTTTGACAAACGGTACATCCGTGTCCTCTACAGGAGCCCAAGAAAGGGTCACTGTATATCAACATATGCAGCTGGAAACGTGTGCCTGCACCTCAGGATCCCAGCGTGCCTTTACCTCTGTGTGCAGGAAAACTGGAAACAGACACAAATGAAGGTCAAGGTAAAATACAAAGCTGTGCTGCATCACAGGCTACAGAACTGTTACATGAtgtaaacaagaaaaacaataaattgtgtttttcctttGCAGGTGGGTACACGGTGTTGGACGTAGCATTTAACCCTGAAGTGCTACAGgaaagtaagaaaaacaaaacagaattgTATATACTGGCCCTGAGTTTTGCCCGGCAGCAGTATGGGATGAGGTTAATTCAGCAGTACACGGTCGTCAGCTGCAGCCCAAAAAGTAGCCCAGATGACTTGCACCGCCGGCTTGGGTTTCGGCACCCGTCCAGACAACCAAACACAGGTAGAGCAATTAGTCCTATACCCCAATAAGCTGCTACAAGCTTTTTATGCCAGAGCTATTTTCTTTTGCGGCTGCAAGTGTATCATCTTTCACCTTTTACTATAGTTTCTAATAATCCATCGTGTTCCTTCTAACAGCCAGTCAGACCCCAGCTGATCTTCTGCAGCAGATCTCCTCTCTACGCTCAGAGAAACAACACAAGGACCCAGCAGCACAAATTATCTGCAGAAGTGCAGAGAACAAAAAGAAGGATTTGATCCAGGTCATCTCCAGTAAATCTGTGCAGCCTCAGAAGCCAGAGTACAAACTCGAGGTGAAAACTGATAACGAAGGAGTTGCTCGCAGCATGGAGCTGACAGTGGAGCTGCCAAAGGTTTGCTCCATGTCAGAGTGCCAGCTGAGAATCTCCAAGGTTAGTGGTTACACACTCCCTTGAACAGTTATAATCGACCATTTTACAATCCAATGTGTATCAGTGCATAGTTGGATGTCATAAAAATACATACTACCACTTTCCACATTTGTGAGTCAAACAGTGTGCTGAATACATTTCTTCTCCACAGGACGACGTCTTACTGGAAGTGGAGGATGTCTACTATTTGCTTTTAGAATTCTCCAAAACTGTGATTGAAGACACTGCATCTGCAATTTTCAACAAGAAGAAACGAATACTTACTTTGAGAGTGGATGTGGATGTTTTCTGACCATTTGATTTAAGATATACTCtgaaatggtgtgtgtgtgtgtgtgtgtgtgtgtgtgtgtgacaaaccCTCTGTCCTGTCTGCACTGGCTGTCCAAAGTGTGTAGTCAGTCCATGTGACTGGACATGCcctgcaaacaaacaaacaacagctCCCCTGTAAACTGATCTGCTCCCAAATCCAAAATGATGTTTTTACTGAAGCAAATATTTCACTGTCCCTTTGTGCTGTGTGGGTTGATCTGCAGCAGCAAATATAATTcttacccccccaaaaaaattaattaacttTAATAACAATCTGTGGGTTTTGTTTAttaatgtgtgggtgtgtgaggaTAGGTGTATAATGGGTAGGAGCTGGTGTACAGTGTCATTACTATACTCCGGGGGAATAATTCACAACAAAATGATCCATGCaataattcatatttattaaaacattaaaattgatgcagaacaACAACATGTATTTGGCAATCTGGAACATGTGAACAATGTcagtaaacatttattttaaggtttGCATACTATGCACTGATTACAGCTTTTTAGAGCACAgcttattatgttttatttattggaAATCACATTAACTtgctttcatatttcatatttcaagTATCATAATACTGACCATTAACTGCTAGTCTCACATATTCATTAATTTATGAGCTGCAAACAATGTATAATATCCATTCCTTTAACAAAAGTGGTACCCAAATGACAAGTCAAATTCTTTATATGAAACATTCACTTTGAAAACATGGTTTTGTATCGAAATGGTGTTATACCCATTGGTCCCAGTTAACTGTATTATAACTTCTCTATTATGGCATCACAAGTATTTTCAGTGAATTCATGGTCCAGTGGGGACAACTGAGGTTTGTAGTGGTGATATTGGGACTTTGAGCTCTACCTCCTCTCTCCGTGGTCCTCCTCCACCCACGCTACAATCTTCCCTTCCCAGCCAGGCACGACTGCTCCATCCTGGAATACCTGAACAGCCAACATCCAGCATTTACATATCTAAGAACCACTCACGTCTATGACGTACAAAAGGTCTcgagagaaagtgaaaatgacTAGTCAGTCCTCCTGCAGTGTTATGAAGTATAGCGCAGCCACAGCTATTATTAGCAAATCTTACTCCATAACTGCCATTTTATATTTGCCTGCTGAAGCTGGTGTAAAAAGAAGTAAGGGATATCATTTTACTCCCCCACCTACCTCCTCTTTCACTGTGCCAAACTCTGGATCGAGGGCCTTGAAGTGGTATCTGAAACTCCCTTGTCTGTCCACAGCGGCCTTGAAGTCTCGCAGTGTCACCTCACCCAGCCTGTAAGAGCACACTCTCAGTCATGatctgtgcacacaaacacccacataGACATTACACTTTTCTAGGATAAACATTTAACCAGCACAAATACTGAAGCATCTATATGCAGCTCAGTTCATGTCTGAATCAAGCTATTTGTTTTTAGCGTGCAGCCCTAATCCAAACAGCCATTTGCtaaaaatgcatgtttgctaCAGTGAGGcaacaaacaataacacttaTATAAACCCActataaagtgtgttttttttttcacctttttggtATGTTAATCAGAAACGGTGTGAGCGAGCGATCAGTGAAGTAGAGCACTTTAGTGGAGACGGTGGTGTCCAGTCCGGGGCTGCTGTGTGAGTGCGCTATTTCTGgaaataatcacaaaaaaaacaacaaatactgTTATCCATAGACAGAGTCTGAAATGGCTCTGGCCTAACAGCCGATAATACATAGCAGTGAAATTGAACGACACAATTTGATTTAACAGCCAGAGTTGAGATGTTGCAGGGGATGACAAATCCTAAACAAACAAGGATTTTGTTTGCCTCACTTGAGCTCTGCGGCCAGGAGTCACGGTCTGTCGAGTTAGCTCTGCGTCCCGGTGATTTAAATTCCTCCTAGAAAAAGAACCAATTGCTCATGGTAAACATTTGGATGTCATTTGTTGTTGACTCACTCATCAAGTTACAGATGTGTTGCTCCTTTTTAAGATATACTCtgaaatggtgtgtgtgtgtgtgggtgtgtaccCCTCTGTCCTGTCTGCGCTGGCTGTCCAAAGTGTGTAGTCGGTCCATGAGACTGGACATGCCCTGCTCCAGGGTGTCCAAGGTGTGATGTTGGGGGTCATGGCCAGAAAAGCTGTCCCTCAAACTACGCAGCGCCTCCCTGACCAGCTGCAGCTCTTCTCCCTGTGACAAACAGCTCATTGATAATCAAACAATTTCTATAAATGGTGTTATGTTTTTCATGTTAAGGCTAAGTATGAAAGCTCATTTCCACCAAGAAAGAAGCACAAAAAAGCTAATAATTGTGACTTACTGTGTgttgtttcatttttgtcttgCAAATCTTCACCTTTACCAGAAATGAGCTtccatataataataataataataataataataatcaccgTAGACACAGTAAAGAGCAATTGACAGTattactgaaataaaaaggGTACGTACAGGTGCAGTGTGCTGGAATACTGCAGGAGATGTCAAAGCCACTGAGTTATTGTACCCACCGCTTTCAATCCTGAATGACTGCAAAAATGAACAAACCATTTAGATACATAAATAAGGTGGATGAGGCTGGTGTTTTTCTATAATTATGAACAAATGCCATGAGTAGAACAAAATCCAACCAGTGTAGCCAAAGCCTGATATACCTTATTTATCTGTGCTTAAAGACCCCATTGCTGTaacaaaaactatttaaaacacatcaatgagtcACTGTTCCACTGACTTGCACTGAGTAACATTTGCTAAAAACGACAGTGCCCAGCTGTTATGAGACATTACTGATTTTAAGGTGTCAAATTTACAGATTTATATAGTCAGTAGGACCCaactaccctggaaatccagagttcttgcgagagcaaaatttgaatttgcttagcgagttactctggcatcaagTGAttctgctcattaactatacccttggagccgagctgcaccaatcacatcagtgtatctgatataggcgggccagaggcaagctgcaccaatcacatcagtggatctgatataggcgggccagaggcaagctgcaccaatcacatcagtggatctgatataggcgggccagaggcaagctgcaccaatcacatcagtggatctgatataggcgggccagaggcaagctgcaccaatcacatcagtgtatctgatataggtggggccagaggcaagctgcaccaatcacatcagtgtatctgattTAGACAgcccagaggcgagctgcaccaatcacatcggtgtatctgatataggcggggccagaggcgagctgaacagatgacAATAGTTTAATCTACtcgttagctccgctggtagctaagggTGTGgcgctctggatacgtcaccccatgtgtagttgtgattggtcgtaatGTTGTCCAACTGCGTGCAGTGAGACTCAAATGCATGCTTGGTGCCGCACCTCAAGGTGGACgactttcggatttgggtctggatttccaggttaGGAACCAAAAGGAATGGGGCTGAATTCCACAGAGAGGGTAGGGTTTTTGGGATAGAATTGGTTGTTGGTTATGATTTTCTTGGGATTTTTTTCgattacaacaaaaacacagaaaaagctTGCCTC comes from Etheostoma spectabile isolate EspeVRDwgs_2016 chromosome 3, UIUC_Espe_1.0, whole genome shotgun sequence and encodes:
- the pih1d2 gene encoding PIH1 domain-containing protein 2, whose product is MSSTGSKADVLQQVNQFWSILDDLSQNDPTAYRKLIEKQMKEGAGFSAPPELDSCLRTEIVEPKKGSLYINICSWKRVPAPQDPSVPLPLCAGKLETDTNEGQGGYTVLDVAFNPEVLQESKKNKTELYILALSFARQQYGMRLIQQYTVVSCSPKSSPDDLHRRLGFRHPSRQPNTASQTPADLLQQISSLRSEKQHKDPAAQIICRSAENKKKDLIQVISSKSVQPQKPEYKLEVKTDNEGVARSMELTVELPKVCSMSECQLRISKDDVLLEVEDVYYLLLEFSKTVIEDTASAIFNKKKRILTLRVDVDVF